A window of the Pseudomonas gozinkensis genome harbors these coding sequences:
- a CDS encoding accessory factor UbiK family protein: protein MLAPKDFLDALSGTASRLFSGDTPLPKAEIESQFKMLLQSAFSKLDLVSREEFDSQMVVLARTRARLESLEAKVAEMEAKLTPPAE, encoded by the coding sequence ATGCTCGCGCCCAAAGACTTCCTCGACGCCCTGAGCGGCACCGCCTCCCGCCTGTTCAGCGGCGACACGCCCTTGCCAAAAGCCGAAATCGAAAGCCAGTTCAAGATGCTGCTGCAAAGTGCCTTCAGCAAACTGGACCTGGTGAGCCGCGAAGAGTTTGACAGTCAGATGGTGGTGCTGGCGCGCACTCGCGCCCGGCTCGAGAGCCTTGAGGCGAAGGTGGCTGAGATGGAAGCGAAGCTGACGCCGCCGGCTGAGTAA
- a CDS encoding RES family NAD+ phosphorylase encodes MAEETAETNQTLLCSDCFTDEGLRIDAFKLGIEEHVKCPNCHSQEGRKLTKELIESLAWRFFVGGTTVRCDYGAATVIQCNEHHFGRSDISPSIWLEDDIRLLEEAAQLGFFHYGPRLWMIGEVEPLKDLQDESKRSQIIKRVMKEYPEKTLEIGEKFYRLRICPQRPADPTEYDSPPIALAGKGRLDSPGFPIMYGSQDIDVCIHECRASTDDDLYVATLEPKRNLRLLDLTHLLEEDVTEFESLDMAIHMLFLARSHSYEISRAIALAAKETGFDGIIYPSFFSLIRTGGHPFETTYGMSLRRYHPEREKYAEAYTIQNFALFGRPLENDLVSIKCINRLILTQVGYRGHFGPVEY; translated from the coding sequence ATGGCAGAAGAAACGGCGGAGACGAATCAAACCCTCCTTTGCTCTGATTGCTTCACGGATGAAGGATTGCGGATAGATGCATTCAAGCTCGGCATTGAGGAACATGTGAAATGTCCGAATTGTCATAGCCAAGAAGGGCGAAAGCTGACGAAGGAGCTTATTGAATCTCTTGCATGGCGCTTTTTTGTGGGTGGAACTACCGTCCGTTGCGATTACGGCGCAGCGACTGTTATTCAGTGCAACGAGCATCACTTTGGGAGGAGCGATATATCGCCCTCGATCTGGCTTGAAGATGACATCAGACTTCTTGAGGAGGCTGCTCAGCTTGGCTTCTTCCACTACGGCCCACGGCTATGGATGATTGGCGAAGTCGAACCACTTAAGGATCTTCAGGATGAATCGAAGCGGTCGCAAATCATCAAGCGCGTGATGAAGGAATACCCAGAAAAGACACTTGAAATAGGGGAGAAGTTTTATCGCCTACGAATCTGCCCACAACGTCCAGCTGATCCGACAGAGTACGACAGCCCACCGATTGCACTCGCTGGAAAGGGGCGACTCGACTCGCCAGGCTTTCCTATCATGTACGGATCGCAGGACATCGACGTTTGCATCCATGAATGTCGAGCATCGACAGATGACGACCTCTACGTCGCTACCCTGGAGCCCAAGCGAAACCTACGGCTCCTAGATCTTACTCATTTACTCGAAGAGGATGTGACAGAGTTCGAAAGTTTGGATATGGCTATCCATATGCTCTTCCTGGCACGCTCTCACTCCTATGAGATTTCCCGAGCAATCGCATTAGCAGCCAAAGAAACGGGTTTTGACGGCATAATTTACCCGTCGTTCTTTAGTTTGATTCGCACTGGTGGCCATCCTTTTGAAACCACCTATGGTATGTCACTGCGGCGCTATCATCCTGAGCGGGAAAAATATGCAGAAGCATACACAATCCAAAATTTTGCCCTGTTTGGACGTCCACTGGAGAATGACCTAGTAAGCATCAAATGCATTAATCGCTTGATACTCACTCAGGTCGGATATAGAGGACATTTCGGCCCCGTGGAGTACTGA
- a CDS encoding phage Gp37/Gp68 family protein encodes MSTQTSIEWTEMTWNPIVGCTKVSPGCKHCYAENMAHRLQAMGTPGYENGFKLSLRPEKLREPLQRKKPTIYFVNSMSDLFHEKVPDHYIDQVFEVIREATQHTFQILTKRAERLADYFSKRTPPTNAWLGVSVEDKAYGVPRIDCLRRVNATIRFLSAEPLLEDLGEIDLTDIHWVIVGGESGNKARPMQQEWVDNIHRQCDTSGSAFFFKQWGGWGADGVKRSKKANGRLLNGQTWDEIPLLNLA; translated from the coding sequence ATGAGTACCCAGACGAGCATTGAATGGACTGAAATGACTTGGAACCCTATTGTTGGGTGCACCAAGGTATCGCCGGGCTGCAAGCATTGTTATGCAGAAAACATGGCCCATCGTTTGCAAGCGATGGGTACGCCAGGTTACGAGAATGGATTTAAGCTTAGCCTGCGCCCGGAAAAACTGCGAGAACCACTTCAGCGCAAAAAGCCGACCATTTATTTTGTAAATTCGATGTCTGACCTCTTTCATGAAAAAGTCCCGGATCATTATATCGATCAGGTCTTTGAGGTAATTCGCGAAGCAACGCAACATACCTTCCAAATTCTGACAAAACGGGCCGAAAGACTCGCAGACTATTTTAGTAAGCGCACTCCACCGACCAATGCCTGGCTGGGCGTCTCGGTTGAGGACAAGGCATACGGTGTTCCTCGTATTGATTGCCTGCGTCGGGTCAATGCAACAATCAGGTTTCTTTCGGCAGAACCTCTTCTGGAAGATTTAGGCGAGATCGATCTGACCGACATCCACTGGGTGATTGTCGGTGGCGAGTCAGGTAACAAGGCACGCCCAATGCAACAAGAATGGGTCGATAACATTCATCGCCAGTGCGATACATCAGGCTCGGCCTTCTTCTTCAAACAATGGGGAGGCTGGGGGGCAGACGGCGTCAAACGCTCGAAGAAAGCCAATGGGCGACTGTTGAACGGTCAAACCTGGGATGAGATACCTCTTTTGAATTTAGCCTGA
- the glnK gene encoding P-II family nitrogen regulator yields MKLVTAIIKPFKLDDVRESLSEIGVQGITVTEVKGFGRQKGHTELYRGAEYVVDFLPKVKIDVAIDDKDLDRVIEAITKAANTGKIGDGKIFVVNLEQAIRIRTGETDTDAI; encoded by the coding sequence ATGAAGCTAGTCACTGCCATCATCAAGCCGTTCAAGTTGGACGACGTGCGCGAGTCGCTGTCCGAAATCGGCGTGCAGGGCATTACCGTTACTGAAGTCAAAGGCTTCGGTCGGCAGAAGGGTCACACCGAGCTGTATCGCGGCGCGGAGTATGTGGTCGATTTTCTGCCCAAGGTGAAAATCGACGTTGCCATCGACGACAAGGATCTGGATCGGGTTATCGAGGCGATAACCAAGGCTGCCAACACCGGCAAGATCGGTGACGGCAAGATCTTCGTGGTCAATCTGGAACAGGCGATCCGCATCCGTACCGGCGAAACCGATACCGACGCGATCTAA
- a CDS encoding HigA family addiction module antitoxin yields the protein MNRNGMRPIHPGEVLNKEFMEPLGMTVMDLAMPTNWPETEIEKLVKCQLRICADLAIRLAIHLNFTPEFWMNLQSTYDLRRAQLRHAGL from the coding sequence ATGAACCGCAATGGTATGCGCCCGATTCATCCCGGCGAAGTTCTGAATAAGGAATTCATGGAGCCGTTGGGCATGACCGTCATGGACTTGGCCATGCCCACGAACTGGCCTGAAACCGAGATCGAAAAGCTTGTGAAATGCCAGCTCAGGATCTGCGCCGATTTGGCAATCAGGCTGGCCATTCACCTCAACTTCACGCCTGAGTTCTGGATGAATCTTCAGTCGACTTACGATTTACGAAGGGCTCAGCTCCGGCATGCGGGCCTATAG
- a CDS encoding HNH endonuclease codes for MTRPAIPMEIQRAVLIEAGHQCAIPACRHPRVEIHHIIPWAKCKKHEYHNLIALCPNCHTRVHDGEIDRKSLVKYKSALVSAIRDLGASAFSHPIVEIKRRIYTIDTSHSGIYFDFEYPDFCNTDVIIASKNIEAWGNELLESHTSTAESNKKDAVDYEGGCLGTYLIGRYEVNRRDAYVLSVRYTIQGYLGGAHGYRETRAQNFLLSPFSPLTLDYLLINEGCLIKLSSLIRDRFAKDLPEFDGEWLMSGTNVDSIVSTPFIIGRYGISFIFAEYQVAGYALGSPEIHLSFYELNGIAKPEILKLLDED; via the coding sequence GTGACTAGACCTGCAATTCCAATGGAAATTCAAAGAGCGGTATTAATTGAGGCTGGTCATCAGTGCGCGATTCCTGCCTGCCGACATCCAAGAGTAGAAATTCATCATATTATTCCTTGGGCTAAATGCAAAAAACATGAGTACCATAATCTCATTGCACTTTGCCCAAACTGCCACACTCGGGTTCATGATGGTGAGATTGATCGGAAATCACTGGTAAAATACAAATCGGCATTGGTTTCAGCTATTCGCGATTTAGGAGCCTCCGCGTTCAGTCATCCTATCGTTGAGATTAAGCGGCGCATATACACAATCGACACTAGCCATTCGGGTATTTATTTTGACTTTGAGTACCCAGATTTTTGCAATACAGACGTAATTATTGCTTCAAAAAATATAGAAGCTTGGGGTAATGAGCTGCTGGAATCGCATACGTCTACAGCTGAAAGTAACAAAAAGGATGCAGTTGATTATGAGGGCGGCTGTCTCGGCACCTACTTGATAGGGAGGTACGAAGTTAATCGGCGAGATGCGTATGTGTTAAGTGTGCGATACACTATTCAGGGCTATTTAGGTGGCGCGCACGGCTATAGGGAAACTAGAGCTCAAAACTTCCTCCTATCACCTTTCTCCCCTTTGACCTTAGACTACCTGCTAATTAATGAGGGATGCTTGATCAAGTTGTCTAGCCTCATTAGGGATAGGTTTGCAAAGGACCTTCCTGAGTTCGATGGAGAATGGCTTATGTCAGGAACGAACGTCGACTCCATTGTCTCAACTCCGTTTATAATTGGGCGATATGGAATAAGTTTTATTTTTGCAGAATATCAAGTGGCTGGTTACGCGTTAGGTAGCCCGGAGATACATTTATCATTTTATGAATTAAATGGCATCGCTAAGCCAGAAATCCTAAAGCTACTAGATGAGGATTAA
- the tcmP gene encoding three-Cys-motif partner protein TcmP, with the protein MAAIPVEYHGREQAYVKHTILKTYLQRLFMIIGRNETVINYVDCFAGPWSEESEDLRDTSIGISLKLMKDCAKSLEEVHGCKVKFRALYIEKNKEAFSKLKSFLDSDSNSCVAADCIQGDYTTKIPEIAAWASHNFTFFFIDPKGWRKVINAPVLAPLLALNKAEFLINLMYDFINRAMSMKAQQANVEELLGKPVSFSGRESATERQRIIVTQYRQAIGSLYGGRSAHVTVERPGMDRVLYFLIYLTRHPKGLIVFKEAAEQMHMIQRVSQFETKLRQQSSKRAPIDDLFGTIEEPPEATGAQDNRTLAKTYLLTKLSTSPMLIDNECWADFLEETDLYPTDFQLAFKELVKEGKIYNLNTDVKSRTKKPVRPNWPRASERWALCAE; encoded by the coding sequence ATGGCGGCGATACCAGTGGAGTACCATGGTCGGGAACAGGCTTACGTAAAGCACACGATTCTAAAGACCTATCTCCAACGGCTTTTCATGATTATTGGCAGAAATGAAACAGTCATCAATTACGTAGACTGCTTCGCTGGTCCGTGGTCTGAAGAATCTGAGGATTTGCGCGACACCTCTATCGGCATTTCACTGAAGCTGATGAAAGACTGCGCCAAGTCGCTCGAAGAGGTCCACGGCTGCAAAGTTAAATTCCGTGCCTTATACATCGAGAAAAACAAAGAAGCTTTCTCAAAGCTGAAAAGCTTTCTCGACAGCGATTCGAACTCCTGCGTTGCAGCAGACTGCATCCAGGGCGATTACACCACCAAAATTCCTGAGATTGCCGCGTGGGCATCGCATAACTTCACCTTCTTTTTTATCGACCCTAAAGGGTGGCGCAAGGTCATCAACGCTCCGGTGCTTGCTCCACTACTGGCGTTAAACAAAGCAGAGTTCCTCATCAACCTGATGTATGACTTCATCAACAGAGCGATGTCGATGAAAGCCCAGCAGGCAAACGTGGAAGAGCTGTTGGGCAAACCGGTTAGCTTTTCGGGTAGAGAGTCGGCGACCGAGCGACAGCGCATTATCGTCACGCAGTACCGCCAGGCGATTGGAAGCCTTTACGGTGGCAGGTCGGCACACGTGACGGTGGAACGTCCCGGGATGGATCGTGTGCTGTATTTCCTGATTTATCTCACCCGACATCCAAAAGGCCTGATTGTCTTTAAAGAAGCCGCCGAGCAAATGCACATGATTCAACGCGTCAGTCAGTTTGAGACAAAATTGCGACAACAATCGAGCAAACGCGCGCCGATCGACGACCTGTTTGGCACCATCGAGGAGCCGCCTGAGGCAACGGGTGCTCAAGACAATCGAACGCTTGCAAAGACCTACTTGCTCACAAAGCTCTCGACGAGCCCGATGCTCATAGACAATGAGTGCTGGGCGGACTTTTTAGAAGAAACGGACCTATACCCTACGGACTTCCAGCTCGCCTTTAAAGAACTCGTGAAGGAAGGAAAGATATACAACTTGAATACAGACGTTAAAAGTCGGACAAAAAAACCTGTCCGACCTAATTGGCCAAGAGCAAGCGAGCGTTGGGCACTTTGCGCAGAATGA
- a CDS encoding DUF6932 family protein, which translates to MNRLPALTAKGFLPPGTHVCSAQEFIDRFCLVNEKRKQLRKAFVDILDFSNARNAVCVLIGGSYVTDKEDPHDLDVVIVLQKKEHIPSKPERLILDGRRTDIMFCSIDEPIIASSFVRLLSYARFGQEVGVVQISLNHPDKAWETTHEPDDETFEVIKRAYFNRHLVDLNEVPGVLVTIHGIMSHADWNASLIPIANSQGWIVAPYIYGFTTPDILLNKGKRKEAVDLFRDWIFSIKEDYCQNGERISVIAHSFGTYLIGAYLSGFEEFPPVNFNTIILTGSILNKQYDWESCAGFKVARVRNEIAPNDQWVKWMPKKPAEWLGLDPLFGQAGTEGFESKSEILSQATNKIFDHNNVIKKDVITSMWMPFLNSNRHASDEEGYKRLMQKIKSGDL; encoded by the coding sequence ATGAATAGACTGCCAGCGCTTACAGCAAAAGGTTTTTTACCACCAGGAACCCATGTTTGTTCTGCTCAAGAGTTCATTGACAGATTTTGTCTGGTCAACGAAAAAAGGAAGCAGCTCAGAAAAGCATTCGTAGACATTTTAGATTTCTCTAATGCGCGAAATGCAGTTTGTGTTTTAATTGGTGGGTCGTACGTGACGGACAAGGAGGATCCTCACGACCTAGATGTGGTAATCGTTCTCCAGAAAAAGGAACATATACCTTCCAAGCCCGAGCGACTCATTTTAGATGGAAGACGAACTGATATCATGTTTTGCTCGATTGATGAGCCAATCATCGCATCATCTTTCGTGAGATTATTATCCTACGCTAGGTTTGGTCAAGAAGTGGGCGTGGTACAGATAAGTCTGAATCATCCGGACAAAGCTTGGGAAACAACTCACGAACCTGATGACGAAACCTTCGAGGTGATCAAGAGGGCTTATTTTAATAGGCACTTAGTCGATCTAAATGAGGTCCCAGGCGTCTTGGTAACTATTCATGGCATCATGTCGCACGCCGATTGGAATGCAAGTTTAATTCCAATCGCAAACAGCCAAGGATGGATTGTTGCACCATACATTTATGGATTTACAACACCCGATATTTTATTAAACAAAGGAAAAAGAAAAGAGGCTGTCGATCTGTTTAGAGATTGGATATTTTCTATAAAGGAAGATTACTGTCAAAATGGCGAACGAATTTCTGTAATTGCACACTCATTTGGCACTTATCTCATAGGGGCGTACTTGAGTGGATTTGAAGAATTTCCGCCAGTTAATTTCAATACCATCATCCTGACTGGAAGCATACTAAATAAACAATACGACTGGGAAAGTTGTGCTGGATTTAAAGTTGCACGAGTCAGAAATGAAATCGCCCCTAATGATCAATGGGTAAAGTGGATGCCCAAAAAACCGGCTGAATGGTTAGGTCTTGATCCTTTATTCGGTCAAGCTGGCACAGAGGGGTTCGAATCAAAAAGCGAGATTTTGAGTCAGGCAACTAATAAAATATTTGACCATAACAATGTAATCAAAAAAGATGTAATAACCTCGATGTGGATGCCCTTTTTAAATAGCAACAGACACGCCAGCGACGAAGAAGGCTATAAGAGGCTTATGCAAAAAATCAAGAGCGGAGATTTATAA
- a CDS encoding three-Cys-motif partner protein TcmP — MAKDEKYKWNIFTGTYPQIDPHSKIKHKIIEDYIRTYITVVMSNQRIPKIGINIIDGFCGGGVYQDDDGVGIHYGSPIIALDTVRQTVAELNILRRQDREVAANYYFVDIKKDNIDYLRGVLFERGYSHLIDQNVFLLKSRFTNALPALINQIKKFKLSERALFLLDQYAYKDVPFSSIRTIFNEVDNAEVLLTFNVDSLIDYLSERDENRKALQNIDLEKYIPWEKLPSFKATMRREWQHLIQRFLAEGILKESGAEFMTVFFITPFGSNPRTYWFIHLANSYRANAVMKEIHWKYGNHFSHSMTPALFVGYDTKRDIQVTDQRNLGFGEEHFFDGATGKRIETELSELLPSKIYDQPTQSFGMMMRGMANGTMANESIVREALHMPILCKDIEVFDKDGRTKRRKGSSIKSTDILMPASQRTMFFTPSVSVPRKAQSDADD, encoded by the coding sequence ATGGCCAAGGATGAAAAATACAAATGGAATATTTTCACAGGAACGTATCCCCAGATTGACCCGCACAGCAAGATAAAGCACAAAATCATTGAGGATTATATTCGCACTTACATCACAGTCGTGATGAGCAATCAGCGAATCCCCAAGATCGGGATAAATATCATCGACGGCTTCTGTGGAGGTGGTGTTTACCAAGATGACGACGGTGTGGGCATCCACTACGGCTCACCGATCATTGCCTTGGATACCGTGCGACAAACCGTCGCCGAGCTCAACATTCTAAGGCGACAAGATCGCGAGGTTGCAGCCAACTACTATTTCGTAGATATCAAGAAAGACAATATCGATTATTTACGTGGCGTGCTTTTTGAAAGGGGATACAGCCATCTTATCGACCAGAATGTATTTTTGCTCAAGTCGCGCTTTACCAATGCTCTTCCCGCTCTGATTAACCAAATCAAGAAATTCAAGCTTTCCGAACGAGCACTGTTTCTGCTGGATCAATACGCGTACAAAGATGTGCCATTTTCGAGCATTCGAACCATTTTCAATGAAGTGGATAATGCAGAGGTTTTATTAACCTTCAACGTGGACAGTTTGATTGACTATCTGTCCGAACGAGATGAAAACCGCAAGGCACTGCAAAACATCGATCTTGAGAAGTACATTCCGTGGGAAAAACTTCCCTCTTTCAAGGCCACGATGCGTCGTGAATGGCAGCACCTCATACAGAGATTTCTGGCAGAAGGTATTCTGAAAGAAAGCGGCGCGGAATTCATGACGGTCTTTTTCATTACACCATTCGGTTCCAATCCAAGGACTTATTGGTTCATCCACCTTGCCAACAGCTATCGCGCCAATGCGGTGATGAAAGAAATCCATTGGAAGTACGGCAACCACTTTTCGCACTCCATGACGCCTGCATTGTTTGTTGGCTACGACACCAAGCGCGACATCCAGGTGACCGATCAGCGAAACCTGGGCTTCGGTGAGGAACACTTCTTCGATGGCGCGACCGGCAAGCGGATCGAGACGGAGCTGTCTGAACTGCTGCCAAGCAAGATCTACGACCAGCCAACCCAGTCGTTCGGAATGATGATGAGGGGCATGGCCAACGGGACTATGGCTAACGAAAGCATCGTTCGTGAAGCGCTTCACATGCCGATCCTGTGCAAGGACATCGAAGTCTTTGACAAGGATGGGCGAACCAAGCGCCGAAAAGGCAGCAGCATCAAGTCCACTGACATCTTGATGCCGGCCTCGCAACGCACCATGTTTTTCACCCCGTCGGTATCGGTGCCTCGTAAGGCGCAGTCAGACGCTGACGATTGA
- a CDS encoding GNAT family N-acetyltransferase → MLKWKTKDAKGLDLAFWYEGELCGLCYATPRKSTICIKIILLQGRTGKTHTLRGWIAPMAILTTEFYARRLGCTEIEVQEPDSGAIPYYQKLGFHFDTTDRLVFPLDDQ, encoded by the coding sequence GTGCTGAAGTGGAAAACCAAAGACGCAAAGGGTCTGGACCTGGCTTTTTGGTACGAAGGAGAACTGTGCGGCTTGTGTTACGCAACCCCGCGCAAAAGCACGATCTGCATAAAAATCATCCTTTTGCAGGGACGAACTGGCAAGACCCACACCTTGCGGGGCTGGATCGCCCCCATGGCGATACTGACAACTGAATTCTATGCACGGAGACTGGGATGCACTGAAATCGAGGTCCAGGAACCTGACTCTGGCGCCATCCCTTACTATCAAAAACTTGGCTTTCATTTCGACACAACCGACCGCCTTGTCTTTCCACTGGACGACCAATAA
- a CDS encoding BRO-N domain-containing protein: MDESYLIPNVFIRHKLHLHALLIQNQPWFSARDLGRLLHIYLNERMLRKLDPDQYQTRKTLVHNQIENTLLISESGIYALLVYHYCPEYRALREWLTHQVIPTLRDAQHPTTSERPQLSLLNWPEMSLSLLHWNNQPWIRLQDVPQMVVEREKRKHPVPATWWKRASRMLQSL; this comes from the coding sequence ATGGACGAAAGCTATTTAATTCCCAACGTCTTCATCCGCCACAAACTCCACCTTCACGCCCTTCTTATCCAGAACCAACCCTGGTTCTCCGCCCGCGACTTGGGCCGCCTGCTGCACATCTACCTCAACGAACGCATGCTGCGAAAACTCGACCCCGACCAATACCAAACCCGCAAAACCCTCGTCCACAACCAGATCGAAAACACCCTGCTGATTAGCGAATCCGGCATCTACGCCCTCCTCGTCTATCACTACTGCCCCGAATACCGAGCGCTACGCGAATGGCTCACCCATCAGGTCATCCCCACCCTGCGCGACGCCCAGCACCCCACCACAAGTGAACGCCCCCAGCTAAGCCTGCTGAATTGGCCCGAGATGTCGTTGAGTTTGCTGCACTGGAATAACCAGCCGTGGATTCGGCTGCAGGATGTGCCACAGATGGTGGTGGAGCGGGAAAAGCGAAAACACCCAGTGCCGGCCACTTGGTGGAAAAGGGCTTCGCGGATGCTGCAATCGCTATAG